A genomic stretch from Leishmania infantum JPCM5 genome chromosome 25 includes:
- a CDS encoding putative DNA polymerase delta subunit 2, translated as MISNGSAAAAVETRSACPITRTHQRFLLRSLEFTQQYAPMYRCRMGAQYTSALHAIQRIVREDPMYGPEAGAMKPRRVLELQPGMPAVCVGIVYKNMKLLPRFLDEYQSELVRIDAGDDNDEESGVVEAAPPERSEDAAAAAMRLGNEAEEDASNDGQTLAAADEHYSVCNSADELMLEDSSGRVLLQGLDAERFCTGVVLGVYGTLLPNGSIKVLRYAFSGDLRFTFVPRPLIRAASPCYIAFVSGLSINIPRGSSKEEQAAATRARASLELLVEFLCGNTGNASLRAKAKCVSRLVIGGDSIAPTDELKLKKKVKLDPSDHVRLNDDKAQASTVTSAALMRQLDTLLERVVRTVEVELMPGANDMSDAFQPQQPLHPLLLPKAGKHSTLRLVSNPFCFTAQPPAAATAELEVRSEERVGSEAKKHKVEVADGVNFFVTSGQNINDVARESRFPTRLDTMCMVVVSGCACPTAPNTLFSYPFCNHDPFLFQHTPHCVVACDQPQFETRYATLEELHEETHRSFTGPASLSVRSKEKLSAASTKDEENKAVPAEAGVRLICVPSFARSGALVLVDVNSPTLETSVVTFSVP; from the coding sequence ATGATCAGTAacggctctgctgctgcggctgtcgAGACACGCAGCGCGTGCCCCATTACACGTACCCATCAGCGCTTTCTTCTTCGTTCTCTGGAGTTCACGCAGCAGTATGCACCCATGTACCGATGCCGAATGGGGGCGCAATACACGTCTGCTCTGCATGCCATCCAGCGCATTGTGCGGGAGGACCCGATGTATGGTCCAGAGGCCGGGGCCATGAAGCCCCGGCGCGTGCTTGAGCTGCAACCGGGCATGCCAGCTGTGTGCGTCGGCATTGTGTACAAGAACATGAAGCTGCTGCCCCGCTTCCTTGATGAGTATCAGAGTGAGCTCGTCCGCATTGACGCTGGCGATGATAACGATGAGGAGAGCGGCGTCGTGGAGGCCGCGCCTCCCGAGAGATCTGAGgatgctgcagccgctgcaatGCGCCTCGGCAATGAGGCCGAAGAAGATGCGAGCAACGACGGGCAAAcgcttgccgccgccgatgagcACTACAGCGTGTGCAACAGCGCCGATGAGCTGATGTTGgaggacagcagcggccgtgtCCTGCTGCAAGGACTCGATGCCGAGCGCTTCTGCACCGGGGTTGTGCTGGGCGTCTACGGTACCCTGCTCCCCAATGGCAGCATTAAGGTGCTTCGCTACGCCTTCAGCGGGGACTTGCGCTTCACGTTTGTCCCGCGTCCGTTGATTCGCGCCGCAAGCCCGTGCTACATCGCGTTTGTGAGCGGACTGAGCATCAACATCCCACGTGGCAGTagcaaggaggagcaggccgCGGcgactcgcgcgcgcgcctcgctgGAGCTGTTGGTGGAGTTCCTATGCGGCAACACGGGCAACGCCTCCTTGCGAGCCAAGGCGAAGTGCGTCTCGCGACTGGTGATCGGAGGTGACAGTATTGCCCCCACTGACGAGCTGAAGCTCAAGAAGAAGGTGAAGCTCGACCCGTCTGACCACGTGCGGCTGAACGATGACAAGGCACAAGCTAGCACGGTCACCTCCGCCGCGTTAATGCGGCAGCTGGacacgctgctggagcgcgtTGTGCGCACcgtggaggtggagctgaTGCCGGGCGCCAACGACATGTCCGATGCGTttcagccgcagcagccgctgcatcccTTGCTGCTCCCCAAAGCTGGCAAGCACTCCACCCTGCGACTCGTCTCGAATCCGTTCTGCTTCACTGCAcagccgcccgccgcggccaccgccgagtTGGAGGTGAGGAGCGAGGAGCGCGTGGGGTCAGAGGCGAAGAAACACAAGGTCGAGGTAGCCGACGGTGTCAACTTCTTCGTGACGTCCGGGCAGAACATAAACGACGTGGCCCGCGAGTCACGCTTCCCGACGCGGCTGGACACCATGTgcatggtggtggtgtctgGCTGCGCCTGCCCGACAGCTCCCAACACGCTCTTCAGCTACCCTTTCTGCAACCACGACCCTTTCCTGTTCCAGCACACGCCGCATTGCGTCGTGGCTTGCGATCAGCCGCAGTTCGAGACGCGCTACGcaacgctggaggagctgcacgaaGAGACTCACCGCAGCTTCACGGGTCCAGCTTCGCTATCAGTGCGATCGAAGGAGAAGCTGAGCGCCGCGTCTACGAAGGATGAGGAGAATAAGGCTGTCCCTGCAGAGGCTGGCGTGCGCCTGATCTGCGTGCCGTCCTTTGCCCGCTCTggggcgctggtgctggtggacGTGAACTCACCAACGCTGGAGACGAGTGTCGTGACCTTCTCGGTGCCGTGA
- a CDS encoding putative GTP-binding protein, with product MQQAPSDCVASFKLILVGDGGTGKTTFVKRHLTGEFEKRYVATVGVDVHPLTFHTNRGKICFNCWDTAGQEKFGGLRDGYYVEGQCAIIMFDVTSRNTYKNVPNWYRDITRVCDNIPIVLVGNKVDCADRQVKAKMITFHRKKGLQYYDISAKSNYNFEKPFVWLAKKLANDPELMLVEVPMLDTDVVALTAEQVAALEAEQQAMANAPLPMGDDE from the coding sequence ATGCAACAGGCACCCTCGGACTGCGTTGCCAGCTTCAAGCTGATCTTggtcggcgacggtggcacGGGTAAGACGACTTTCGTGAAGCGTCACCTGACCGGCGAGTTCGAGAAGCGCTACGTCGCCACCGTTGGTGTCGATGTGCACCCGCTGACCTTCCACACGAACCGTGGCAAGATCTGCTTCAACTGCTGGGATACTGCCGGCCAGGAGAAGTTCGGTGGTCTGCGCGATGGCTACTACGTGGAAGGCCAGTGCGCCATCATTATGTTTGATGTCACGAGCCGCAACACGTACAAGAACGTGCCGAACTGGTACCGCGACatcacgcgcgtgtgcgacaACATTCCCATCGTCTTGGTAGGCAACAAGGTAGACTGCGCGGACCGTCaggtgaaggcgaagatgATCACCTTCCACCGCAAGAAGGGGCTGCAGTACTACGATATCTCGGCCAAGTCCAACTACAACTTTGAGAAACCGTTCGTGTGGCTGGCGAAGAAGCTGGCCAACGATCCTGAGCTGATGCTGGTGGAGGTGCCGATGCTGGACACAGATGTGGTTGCTCTTACGGCAGAGCAGGTggccgcgctggaggcggagcagcaggccaTGGCgaacgcgccgctgcccatgGGCGATGACGAGTGA
- a CDS encoding peptide chain release factor-like protein, whose amino-acid sequence MLWWTARLLFGAGGTQGGVKKLSAVKAEYCDWALKENTRALISFIHHPLVTEYLIRLHEKRIALEKWQEDSVSDTKVNALVNCVDNSPFDYVRWNTKYRDELDIAEKVCAVLRQLDENVTLHDQLQSKSVRSREDEEIFDMAKEDIATLTDQLRVLEGEVNAVMERRIGSDDLVGSVTNVWNINVEGKAGGEEASLFAAELAEMYRMYATEFRNWKVRPVVKDDGSEAANSNEFQVCGEGVYRNMRHEIGVHKVQRVPVTDAAGKMQTSTAVFTMMPVLDPVSVDVHESDCKIDFVRGSGPGGQGMQSSSNCVVLTHKPSGISVKCHQSRSALGNKELALQTVAQQILVQRVKEQNSSLHKAWQNQWSSGERSDKMRTYNYPQNRVTDHRIGKDYALSSFMERGSGLKGLHDELNDINDREQVMNVLLKHIKGGFGSVV is encoded by the coding sequence ATGCTGTGGtggacggcgcggctgctgttcGGGGCTGGCGGCACACAAGGCGGTGTCAAAAAGCTTTCCGCCGTGAAAGCTGAGTATTGCGACTGGGCGCTCAAGGAGAACACACGAGCGCTGATCAGTTTCATTCATCACCCTCTCGTTACCGAGTACCTGATCCGCCTTCATGAGAAGCGGATTGCGCTGGAAAAGTGGCAGGAGGACTCCGTGAGCGACACTAAAGTTAACGCCCTTGTCAACTGCGTGGATAACTCCCCGTTCGACTACGTGAGGTGGAATACCAAGTACCGTGACGAGCTTGACATCGCAGAGAaggtgtgtgctgtgctgcggcAGTTGGATGAAAATGTGACGCTGCACGATCAGCTACAGTCCAAGAGCGTGCGCAGTAGGGAAGATGAGGAGATTTTCGACATGGCCAAGGAGGACATCGCCACACTCACGGACCAGCTCCGGGTGCTGGAGGGTGAGGTTAATGCGGTGATGGAGCGCCGGATCGGGTCTGATGATTTGGTAGGGTCCGTGACGAATGTCTGGAATATCAACGTTGAAGGGAAGGCTGGAGGTGAGGAGGCGAGTCTGTTTGCCGCAGAGCTGGCGGAAATGTATCGCATGTATGCGACAGAGTTTCGCAACTGGAAGGTTCGTCCGGTGGTTAAGGACGACGGCAGTGAAGCCGCCAACTCTAACGAGTTTCAGGTTTGCGGGGAAGGGGTCTATCGCAACATGCGCCACGAGATCGGCGTGCACAAAGTTCAGCGCGTGCCGGTGACAGACGCCGCAGGAAAGATGCAGACCTCCACCGCAGTTTTCACCATGATGCCTGTGCTGGATCCGGTATCGGTTGACGTTCACGAAAGCGACTGCAAGATCGACTTTGTTCGCGGCTCTGGCCCCGGCGGACAGGGGATGCAGAGCAGCTCCAACTGCGTGGTGCTCACGCACAAGCCCTCTGGTATATCCGTCAAGTGTCACCAGTCCCGCTCGGCCCTCGGAAACAAAGAGCTCGCACTGCAGACGGTAGCGCAGCAGATTCTGGTGCAGCGTGTGAAGGAGCAGAACAGTTCTCTCCACAAAGCGTGGCAAAACCAATGGAGCAGCGGGGAGCGCTCTGACAAGATGCGAACGTACAATTACCCGCAGAATCGTGTGACGGACCACCGCATTGGGAAAGACTATGCTTTGTCCTCCTTCATGgagcgtggcagcggcttGAAGGGCCTCCACGACGAGCTCAACGACATCAACGATCGAGAGCAGGTGATGAATGTGCTTCTCAAGCACATCAAAGGCGGCTTCGGTAGCGTTGTATAG